One genomic window of Melitaea cinxia chromosome 10, ilMelCinx1.1, whole genome shotgun sequence includes the following:
- the LOC123657318 gene encoding uncharacterized protein LOC123657318 codes for MLQSLLQPRDNQRSKMIGAMPAVAVRHERRRAEKRGRRPSQLPLQLGRGVEDATPSPEHRLRNELYVCGKVAALHAIVGSLLLGIVVLVVGLVQLSPGAEAAQHRYYLMGAGAALVGTGVLGAVLRCVCLHWYNVKVREEYDERVRSNQKNGVSVVESHQEHEHARKEDRPKLKAQASVQDVDLIKQPSVASDT; via the exons ATGCTACAATCCTTATTACAACCAAGAGACAACCAAAGAT CAAAAATGATTGGTGCGATGCCAGCAGTAGCTGTGCGGCATGAGCGGCGACGGGCTGAGAAGCGGGGACGGCGGCCCTCGCAGCTGCCTCTGCAGCTAGGCAGGGGCGTTGAGGACGCCACGCCCTCGCCCGAGCACCGGCTGAGGAATGAGCTGTATGTCTGTGGGAAG GTGGCAGCTTTACACGCAATAGTGGGATCATTGCTTCTCGGCATTGTAGTGTTGGTGGTGGGGCTGGTCCAGCTGTCACCGGGCGCGGAGGCGGCTCAGCATCGCTATTATCTGATGGGTGCTGGGGCAGCCCTCGTCGGCACAGGCGTACTAGGAGCCGTACTTAG ATGTGTGTGTCTCCACTGGTATAACGTGAAAGTACGCGAAGAATACGACGAAAGGGTTCGGTCCAATCAGAAGAACGGTGTCAGTGTGGTGGAGAGCCACCAAGAACACGAACACGCCCGCAAGGAGGATAGACCCAAGTTGAAGGCACAGGCTAGCGTCCAGGACGTCGACCTTATCAAACAGCCTTCCGTAGCCAGTGACACTTAA